One genomic segment of Paenibacillus sp. FSL H8-0332 includes these proteins:
- a CDS encoding ABC transporter ATP-binding protein, with the protein MEQAEYVLQVKGLKVSVETAAGYLPLIEDVNLELKPGRVLGLVGGSGSGKTVTSLALLQMLDRQTSVIEGSIRLHTRELNGLPEKDMRRLRGSSLALIMQNPMTAFSPVYTIGVQFVESIRTHVKLGKKEARACAIRSLADVNLPDPAALLQKYPYELSGGMLQRVMLALTLCLKPSVIIADEPTTALDVTNQLQVLRQLDRMRQEHGTAILLISHDLGVIAELADEVAVMQHGRIVETADVFELFDHPRHEYTRELLAARPLLQLSPQLGASYDWNSGRIHA; encoded by the coding sequence ATGGAACAAGCGGAATATGTGCTGCAGGTGAAGGGTCTGAAGGTATCTGTGGAGACGGCGGCAGGATATCTGCCCCTCATAGAGGATGTTAACCTGGAGCTGAAGCCGGGGCGTGTGCTGGGTCTTGTGGGAGGCAGCGGCAGCGGAAAGACCGTTACGTCACTGGCGCTCCTCCAGATGCTGGACCGGCAGACGAGTGTGATCGAAGGCAGTATCCGGCTGCATACCCGTGAGCTGAACGGACTCCCGGAGAAGGACATGCGCAGGCTTCGCGGCAGTAGTCTTGCGCTGATTATGCAGAATCCGATGACGGCTTTCTCTCCGGTGTATACCATTGGTGTGCAATTCGTGGAGTCCATCCGTACACATGTGAAGCTGGGGAAAAAAGAAGCCAGAGCCTGCGCGATCCGCTCCCTGGCCGATGTGAATCTGCCCGATCCCGCAGCGCTGCTGCAAAAGTATCCGTATGAGCTGAGCGGCGGGATGCTCCAGCGGGTGATGCTGGCGCTCACCCTGTGCCTGAAGCCCTCCGTGATCATTGCCGATGAGCCTACTACCGCTCTGGATGTGACCAATCAGCTCCAGGTGCTACGGCAGCTGGACCGGATGCGGCAGGAGCATGGAACTGCCATTCTGTTAATCTCCCATGACCTCGGCGTGATTGCGGAGCTGGCTGATGAAGTTGCGGTCATGCAGCACGGGCGGATTGTCGAGACCGCCGATGTATTCGAATTGTTCGACCATCCCCGGCATGAATACACCCGGGAGCTGCTGGCAGCAAGGCCGCTGCTTCAGCTTAGTCCGCAGTTAGGGGCCAGCTATGACTGGAATAGCGGCAGAATACATGCTTGA
- the nikC gene encoding nickel ABC transporter permease subunit NikC, whose amino-acid sequence MNNLSSRFKGRKVIMICGSLLILFGLAGLLAPWISPHDPIRVNLAAKLSPPSWEYLLGTDQLGRDNLSRLLYGTRISLGFASLIFAASLGVGLLAGVVSGYIGGWLDAVLMRLCDGIMSFPSMILVFGLIGILGPGLSQLVIALMLVQWVYFARMFRNMIVSLKERNFITAARISGSSPWQIMSRHLIPNILPSIVVIGTLEMGWAIMDISAMSFLGLGVQAPTPEWGAMLNEGKSFIRNHPELMLYPGLMIIMVVASFNLLGEALSERYGIKRGS is encoded by the coding sequence ATGAATAACTTAAGCAGCCGTTTCAAAGGCAGGAAAGTGATCATGATCTGCGGCAGCCTGCTGATCCTGTTTGGTCTTGCTGGCCTGTTGGCCCCGTGGATCTCACCGCATGATCCGATACGGGTGAACCTGGCAGCGAAGCTCAGTCCGCCCTCGTGGGAATATCTTCTGGGCACAGATCAGCTGGGCCGGGACAATCTATCCAGGCTACTGTATGGAACACGGATCTCGCTGGGCTTTGCTTCACTTATTTTTGCCGCTTCCTTAGGGGTGGGACTGCTCGCAGGAGTGGTTTCGGGGTACATCGGCGGGTGGCTGGATGCTGTGCTGATGCGGTTGTGCGATGGCATTATGTCTTTTCCCAGTATGATTCTGGTCTTCGGTCTGATCGGGATTCTGGGGCCGGGCCTGTCTCAATTGGTTATTGCTCTGATGCTGGTGCAGTGGGTGTACTTCGCCCGGATGTTCCGGAATATGATTGTCAGCCTGAAGGAGCGGAATTTCATCACGGCAGCGCGGATCAGCGGCTCTTCCCCCTGGCAGATCATGAGCAGGCATCTTATTCCCAATATTCTGCCGTCGATTGTGGTGATTGGGACGCTTGAGATGGGCTGGGCGATTATGGATATCTCCGCGATGTCCTTCCTGGGCCTGGGCGTCCAGGCGCCTACACCGGAATGGGGGGCGATGCTGAACGAAGGGAAATCCTTCATCCGCAATCATCCCGAGCTGATGCTCTATCCGGGCCTGATGATTATTATGGTTGTAGCTTCGTTTAATCTGCTGGGCGAGGCGTTGTCTGAACGGTACGGGATCAAACGAGGCTCCTGA
- the nikB gene encoding nickel ABC transporter permease gives MGVYIGKRVLAIIPIILFSTLLMFVMIRVGPVDPAEAYLAAAHIQPDDEVLAAKRHEFGLDQPLLTQYIQSVGRLLRLDFGHSYLSNMPVWGEVAQKLPTTLQLASASIVLALVVSIPLGVLAAIYKNRLIDHVIRVFAYIGACVPVFWIGYLLMFFISVKLEWLPVEGRGSVQHLILPSITLALWLIAIYARLLRTTVLEELKEAYVRYARARGIKERVILYKYVLRIAIAPLITGLGINLGKLLTGAIIVEQVFSWPGFGRYFIEAIINRDIPVIQCYVMLSVCVIAGSNLIADLLQLFLDPRIARKGRASQG, from the coding sequence GTGGGCGTATATATCGGAAAAAGAGTGCTAGCGATCATCCCCATCATCCTGTTCTCGACATTGCTGATGTTCGTGATGATCCGGGTGGGGCCGGTGGACCCGGCTGAAGCCTATCTGGCGGCGGCCCATATCCAGCCGGATGATGAGGTTCTGGCCGCCAAGCGGCATGAATTCGGGCTGGACCAGCCGCTGCTGACGCAATATATTCAATCGGTGGGCCGGCTGCTCCGGCTGGATTTCGGCCATTCCTACCTGTCTAATATGCCCGTATGGGGAGAGGTTGCCCAGAAGCTGCCCACAACGCTTCAGCTTGCGTCCGCCAGTATCGTGCTGGCGCTGGTGGTCAGCATCCCACTTGGGGTGTTAGCGGCGATTTACAAAAACCGGCTGATAGATCATGTGATCCGGGTGTTTGCCTATATCGGTGCCTGTGTTCCGGTCTTCTGGATCGGTTATCTGCTGATGTTCTTCATCTCGGTCAAGCTGGAATGGCTGCCTGTGGAGGGCAGAGGGTCTGTGCAGCATCTGATTCTTCCGTCTATTACCCTGGCGCTCTGGCTGATTGCCATCTACGCGCGCCTGCTGCGGACGACCGTTCTGGAGGAGCTGAAGGAGGCGTATGTCCGATATGCCCGGGCCAGAGGGATTAAGGAACGTGTGATTTTGTATAAATACGTGCTTAGAATTGCCATAGCGCCGCTTATTACAGGACTGGGCATCAATCTGGGGAAGCTGCTGACGGGAGCGATTATCGTAGAGCAGGTATTCTCCTGGCCGGGCTTCGGCCGGTACTTCATTGAAGCGATCATTAACCGTGACATTCCGGTGATTCAATGCTATGTCATGCTCTCGGTCTGTGTGATTGCCGGGAGCAATCTGATCGCCGATCTGCTCCAGCTGTTCCTGGACCCGCGAATTGCGCGTAAAGGGAGGGCCAGCCAAGGATGA
- the nikA gene encoding nickel ABC transporter substrate-binding protein, whose product MFASKGKKLLQGLLVLLVISMVAAGCSSNNTEKSADAGGAQATKTITMAWPRDIGPMNPHLYNPSQLLAQSMIYEPLVSYQDGKLVPALAESWTLSPDGKVYTFKIRSNVKFSDGTAFNAQLVKKNMDAVLHNKKLHTWLGMIPLIEKTEALDDTTFRLTLTESYYPALYDLAVVRPVRFLGEAGFPEDGDTSKGIRSPIGTGPWVLSEYKKDESATFTPNPYYWGEKPKVDKVVVKVIPDAETRVLSFEKGDLDLIYGEGLISYDAYKELESTGKYVTKLSEPIATRNLVLNTMNAKLADLKVRQALSMGFNKEAMVEGVTLGLEEKADNILPPNLPYANIKVSPVKYDVEQANVLLDEAGWKLPSGGGVREKDGQALELELMYDKADLTMKAMAETLQAEWAGIGVNLKITGVELTVYIQRRKANEFDMNFYSTFGAPYDPHSFMTAVLQPGYGVSDTLAALPMKAEIDKKIKEGMATTDDKARTGLFGSVLTTLQEQSSILPISYIKQMAVYRDNVAEFKFPSNRDEYPLHGIEKK is encoded by the coding sequence ATGTTCGCATCTAAAGGTAAGAAGCTGCTGCAAGGCCTGCTCGTATTGTTGGTTATATCCATGGTCGCTGCAGGCTGTTCATCGAATAATACGGAGAAATCAGCGGACGCCGGAGGCGCGCAAGCTACGAAGACTATTACAATGGCGTGGCCCCGGGATATCGGACCGATGAATCCGCATTTATATAACCCGTCCCAGCTGTTAGCCCAGTCTATGATCTATGAGCCGCTTGTCAGTTATCAAGACGGGAAGCTTGTCCCGGCTCTGGCCGAATCCTGGACACTATCGCCGGATGGCAAGGTATACACGTTCAAGATCCGCAGCAACGTCAAGTTCTCGGACGGAACGGCTTTTAACGCACAGCTGGTGAAGAAGAATATGGATGCGGTCTTACATAATAAGAAGCTGCACACGTGGCTGGGCATGATTCCGCTGATTGAGAAGACAGAAGCGCTTGATGACACTACGTTCCGGCTCACGCTGACGGAATCATATTACCCGGCACTGTACGATCTTGCAGTGGTGCGGCCGGTACGCTTCCTTGGCGAGGCGGGCTTCCCCGAGGATGGCGATACGTCCAAGGGCATTCGGAGCCCGATTGGAACCGGACCTTGGGTGCTAAGCGAGTATAAGAAGGATGAATCGGCAACCTTTACACCGAATCCCTACTATTGGGGCGAAAAGCCGAAGGTGGACAAGGTGGTGGTGAAGGTAATCCCGGATGCGGAGACCCGTGTGCTGTCTTTTGAAAAAGGCGATCTGGACCTGATCTATGGCGAAGGTCTCATCAGCTATGATGCCTACAAGGAGCTTGAGAGCACCGGAAAGTACGTCACTAAGCTGTCGGAGCCAATCGCAACCCGCAATCTGGTGCTGAATACCATGAACGCGAAGCTGGCTGATCTTAAGGTCCGTCAGGCGCTTAGCATGGGCTTCAATAAAGAAGCGATGGTTGAAGGGGTAACGCTGGGACTGGAGGAGAAGGCGGACAATATCCTGCCACCGAATCTGCCTTATGCCAATATTAAGGTGAGCCCGGTAAAATATGATGTGGAGCAGGCGAATGTGCTGCTGGATGAAGCGGGCTGGAAGCTGCCTTCAGGTGGGGGCGTGCGGGAGAAGGATGGACAGGCGCTGGAGCTGGAACTGATGTATGACAAGGCGGATCTGACCATGAAGGCCATGGCGGAGACCCTGCAAGCTGAATGGGCGGGGATCGGTGTGAATCTGAAAATCACCGGCGTCGAGCTGACTGTCTACATCCAGCGCAGAAAGGCCAATGAGTTCGATATGAATTTCTACTCGACCTTTGGTGCGCCGTATGACCCGCATTCCTTCATGACTGCCGTTTTACAGCCGGGCTACGGGGTCTCAGATACTCTGGCGGCTCTGCCAATGAAGGCTGAGATCGACAAGAAGATTAAGGAAGGTATGGCTACCACGGATGACAAAGCCCGTACCGGGCTGTTCGGCTCTGTGCTCACTACGCTGCAGGAACAGTCTTCGATCCTTCCGATCTCCTACATCAAGCAGATGGCGGTGTACCGGGACAATGTGGCTGAATTCAAGTTCCCGTCCAACCGGGATGAATACCCGCTTCATGGCATTGAGAAGAAGTAG
- a CDS encoding helix-turn-helix transcriptional regulator, protein MKQLHHPERKDIQLASVLYALSDPIRLYVVSEICNHGPQSCNSFKVPIAKSTLTHHARTLREAGVIHTRVQGTQRILSLRTEDLDERFPGLLDSVLQAYVSPGPDEGFGEPEEEGQEQV, encoded by the coding sequence ATGAAGCAGCTCCATCATCCGGAACGCAAGGACATTCAGCTCGCCTCGGTGCTCTATGCGCTTAGCGACCCGATCCGTCTATATGTAGTGTCGGAGATCTGTAACCACGGCCCGCAGTCCTGCAACAGCTTCAAGGTGCCGATTGCCAAGTCCACGCTGACCCACCATGCCCGGACGCTGCGCGAAGCGGGTGTCATTCATACGCGGGTGCAGGGTACCCAGCGAATTCTGTCCCTGCGGACGGAAGATCTGGACGAGCGCTTCCCCGGGCTGCTGGATTCTGTATTGCAGGCTTACGTCAGTCCTGGCCCAGATGAGGGATTCGGGGAGCCGGAAGAAGAAGGGCAAGAACAGGTTTAA
- a CDS encoding MFS transporter: MTSSPASEGDQEHSMAAPQAALPREGLLTLLFSVAVVLVIMNTAMFNLALPDVTETFGITAASASWIVTGYSIMFSIASITYSRLSDFLPIRRLLVIGLLTLGLAAVAGFFSTSFIFLLIVRILQASGAGAVMSLSLVLFTRYIPQARRGKAMATIMSAVSLGLGLGPVAGGSIVEYLGWTWLFAVTAAILLLVPLFLILLPKEVPASGSFDVLGGIFLGVGTTGLLLFLTSGLWIALIAGIAAIALFVGRIRTAPDPFVLPALFSNRPYLVLALIGVASYLCSFATLFLLPQILTHRFGFSASHAGLVIFPGSLLAIFVSRLVGRMIDRYGNTGILRFAPLLVLAATVLFALFAGKSWVAVMLVYMIMSLSFTVLSSSVSNEISRILPASQIGSGMGLFQLLQFFSGAFSVAMAASALEWQRSLPLQAAYSNIYWGLSVAAIVAIGSAFIYLRSSQRSPLSEMVKAADC, translated from the coding sequence ATGACCTCATCACCTGCTTCTGAGGGCGATCAAGAGCATTCAATGGCTGCTCCGCAAGCGGCTCTTCCACGGGAAGGACTGTTAACTCTGCTATTCAGCGTTGCTGTCGTCCTCGTGATTATGAACACAGCGATGTTCAATTTGGCCCTGCCTGATGTAACCGAGACCTTCGGCATCACCGCAGCGTCCGCCTCCTGGATTGTAACCGGGTATTCCATCATGTTCTCAATTGCCTCAATCACATACAGCCGGCTCTCGGACTTCCTGCCGATCCGCCGGCTGCTGGTTATCGGGCTGCTCACCTTAGGGCTTGCTGCTGTGGCCGGATTCTTCAGCACCAGCTTCATTTTCCTGCTGATTGTACGTATTCTGCAAGCCTCGGGTGCAGGCGCCGTGATGTCGCTGTCGCTTGTCCTGTTCACCCGCTACATTCCGCAGGCCCGGCGCGGCAAAGCCATGGCGACGATCATGTCGGCCGTCTCCCTGGGACTGGGTCTGGGTCCGGTAGCCGGCGGCTCCATTGTTGAATACCTCGGCTGGACCTGGCTGTTCGCGGTCACTGCCGCCATTCTGCTGCTGGTGCCGCTGTTTCTGATCCTGCTGCCTAAGGAAGTTCCGGCCAGCGGCTCATTCGACGTCCTGGGCGGGATCTTCCTCGGCGTGGGTACCACCGGTCTGCTGCTATTCCTGACCAGCGGACTGTGGATCGCGTTGATCGCTGGTATCGCCGCCATTGCCTTATTTGTAGGGCGTATCCGCACGGCCCCTGATCCATTCGTGCTGCCCGCGCTGTTCAGCAACCGGCCATATCTGGTACTGGCACTGATCGGGGTTGCCTCTTACCTGTGCAGCTTCGCTACCCTGTTCCTGCTGCCGCAGATTCTGACTCACCGCTTCGGCTTCAGCGCCAGCCATGCCGGGCTTGTCATCTTCCCGGGCTCGCTGCTGGCCATCTTCGTCTCGCGCCTGGTCGGACGGATGATAGACCGCTACGGCAACACCGGAATTCTGCGCTTCGCACCGCTGCTCGTTCTGGCCGCCACCGTATTGTTCGCCTTGTTCGCCGGAAAGTCATGGGTTGCTGTCATGCTCGTCTACATGATCATGAGCCTGTCATTCACTGTACTGTCGAGCAGTGTGTCGAATGAAATCTCGCGCATCCTGCCTGCTTCGCAGATCGGCTCCGGGATGGGGCTTTTCCAGCTGCTGCAGTTCTTCAGCGGTGCCTTCAGCGTCGCGATGGCCGCCAGCGCACTGGAATGGCAGCGCAGTCTGCCGCTTCAAGCCGCTTACTCCAATATCTACTGGGGCTTGTCAGTTGCGGCAATCGTGGCGATTGGCTCCGCCTTCATCTACCTGCGTAGCAGTCAGCGCAGCCCGCTGTCCGAGATGGTGAAAGCCGCAGACTGCTAA
- a CDS encoding CxxH/CxxC protein: protein MYVVCKEHVELAIDKFVDEYEDAPDVVDLKETEFSDWDPPAKCAECEQNAEYLVV, encoded by the coding sequence ATGTATGTAGTCTGTAAGGAACACGTAGAGCTGGCCATCGACAAATTTGTGGACGAGTACGAGGATGCACCGGATGTAGTCGATCTGAAGGAGACGGAGTTCTCGGACTGGGACCCGCCGGCAAAATGTGCGGAATGTGAACAAAATGCGGAATATCTGGTCGTCTGA
- a CDS encoding M3 family oligoendopeptidase, with amino-acid sequence MDSTTCELTWNLDRIYSSFESEGFQQDRRQVETLAGGLNTWSASQPVSGRAAADLMEEFLKQYNAYQQLYLRLFSYAELRFSADSQCEEAVNLMDELEEVTGGAGEALVRFSKWLAGVSADELERSLRSSAYLEQHSFYLRGLQGKSQHMLSAEGEAVIARMQSTGSKAWERLYMQTLSTLRTDLELAGVTRSVTLAELRNLVYDPDPAVRQAAAEAEHEACRSVAEQSAACINAVSGEAAAVYELRGYASPLHKVLEAARMDQETLEVMLQAIRESLPVFRQYYAEKAGRLGHAGGQLPFWDIFAPIGTESSVRVTYAEAQAMIIAGFSRFSPELGGFARKVFGQRWIDAEPRSGKGNFGMCVDIVPIGESRIITSFHGQYIDVSVLAHEIGHAYHTSRLAGHTMVNMDYPVPIAETASIFCESLIHVELLNSLPAEEADAILERSLSDAGYYIVDFYARYCFESALYARRLSGPLPLKELNALMLESMAAAYGDSLLPGSIHPYQWISKAGYYMAGNEFLNFPYSFGLLFSKGLYAQYQKQGQAFVSRYEQFLSATSTRSIADAAKLMDIDVYSLDFWQEALGFIAGDVRKFAGRE; translated from the coding sequence ATGGATTCAACAACGTGTGAATTAACCTGGAATCTGGACCGGATCTATTCCTCGTTCGAGTCGGAGGGATTTCAGCAGGACCGCAGGCAGGTGGAGACCCTTGCCGGGGGGCTGAATACATGGTCGGCCTCGCAGCCTGTTAGCGGGCGGGCTGCTGCGGACCTGATGGAAGAGTTCCTTAAACAATATAATGCGTATCAACAGCTATATTTGCGTCTGTTCAGCTACGCGGAGCTGCGGTTCAGTGCGGACAGCCAGTGTGAGGAAGCCGTCAATCTGATGGACGAGCTGGAAGAGGTGACCGGCGGGGCGGGTGAAGCCCTGGTCCGCTTCAGCAAGTGGCTGGCAGGGGTAAGCGCAGATGAACTGGAGCGGAGTCTCCGTTCCAGCGCTTATCTGGAGCAGCATAGCTTCTATCTGCGCGGATTACAGGGTAAATCGCAGCATATGCTCAGTGCGGAAGGCGAAGCGGTGATTGCCCGGATGCAGAGCACCGGCTCGAAGGCGTGGGAGCGGCTGTACATGCAGACGCTCTCTACACTGCGGACTGATTTGGAGCTGGCCGGGGTGACGCGCAGTGTGACGCTGGCGGAGCTGCGTAATCTGGTCTACGACCCTGATCCCGCGGTGCGGCAGGCAGCGGCTGAAGCAGAGCATGAGGCTTGCCGCAGCGTAGCGGAGCAGAGTGCTGCCTGTATCAATGCTGTGTCCGGTGAGGCGGCGGCCGTCTATGAACTGAGAGGCTATGCCTCCCCGCTGCATAAGGTACTGGAAGCAGCGCGGATGGATCAGGAGACGCTGGAGGTGATGCTTCAGGCCATCCGGGAGAGCCTGCCGGTCTTCCGGCAATATTATGCCGAGAAGGCTGGGCGGCTGGGGCACGCGGGGGGACAGCTGCCGTTTTGGGATATTTTTGCGCCCATCGGCACGGAGTCTTCAGTCCGCGTAACCTATGCTGAGGCCCAGGCGATGATTATCGCGGGGTTCAGCAGGTTCAGCCCCGAGCTGGGCGGGTTCGCCCGCAAGGTGTTCGGGCAGCGCTGGATCGATGCCGAGCCGCGCAGCGGGAAGGGCAATTTCGGGATGTGTGTCGATATTGTCCCGATTGGAGAGAGCCGGATCATCACGAGCTTCCACGGCCAATATATAGATGTGAGTGTGCTGGCCCACGAGATTGGGCATGCGTATCATACCAGCCGCCTCGCAGGGCATACGATGGTCAACATGGATTATCCGGTGCCGATTGCGGAGACGGCGTCGATTTTTTGCGAGAGTCTGATTCATGTTGAACTCTTGAACTCGCTGCCTGCGGAGGAAGCGGATGCAATCCTGGAACGTAGTCTCTCGGATGCAGGGTATTATATTGTCGATTTCTATGCCAGGTACTGCTTCGAGAGCGCGCTCTATGCCCGCCGGTTATCCGGTCCCCTTCCATTAAAGGAGCTGAACGCATTGATGCTGGAATCGATGGCTGCCGCTTACGGGGATAGTTTGCTGCCCGGGTCCATTCATCCTTACCAGTGGATTAGCAAAGCTGGGTATTATATGGCAGGTAATGAGTTCCTGAACTTCCCTTATTCCTTCGGGCTGTTGTTCTCCAAGGGGCTGTATGCCCAGTACCAAAAGCAGGGGCAGGCGTTCGTGAGCCGCTATGAACAGTTCCTCTCAGCGACCAGTACCCGGAGCATCGCAGACGCTGCGAAGCTGATGGATATTGATGTATATTCCCTGGATTTCTGGCAGGAGGCGCTCGGATTTATTGCCGGGGATGTCCGGAAGTTTGCGGGGCGGGAATAA
- the cydC gene encoding thiol reductant ABC exporter subunit CydC, with protein sequence MKREGWFAPYYSAYFWRFVLIILLGALTIFSASSLMYTSGFLISKASIPPENILMIYVPIVGVRTFGTSRAVIHYVERLVGHDTILRILSKMRVRLYHMLEPQALFLSSRFRTGDILGMLADDIEYLQNVYLRTVFPSIIALLIYAAAMIALGTFDVAFALLMGLYMLVLVVVLPLISLLLTQKRQRQVKQERNRLYQKLTDAVLGLSDWVISGRQSQFVDTYEADEQAVARVDGSLRSWARLRMFIGQAVVGLAVLSLLYWAAGQYAEGAIAGTLIAAFVLVVFPVADAFLPVSEAVEKIPQYRNSLERLEGVEPPAEGVLSEAEKGRNAEAAAQAAAAAEAAKASGQVQIELKSAGYRYAAGDDFSVQQLDLTLPQGRKVAVIGRSGAGKSTLLKLVQGVIAPTIGSVTINGIDAAAYGERIPQLIAVLNQSPHLFDTTVANNIRLGDPEASEAAVQQAAALAKLDTLISSLPEGYDTPVREAGQRFSGGERQRMALARILLQNTPVVVLDEPTVGLDPRTERELLATMFEAMADKTLIWVTHHLVGAEQMDEVIFMENGQVEMRGTHAELMEREPRYRRLYELDRPGQAKNAADSK encoded by the coding sequence TTGAAACGTGAAGGATGGTTTGCTCCCTATTACTCTGCCTACTTCTGGCGGTTCGTGTTAATCATCTTGCTGGGCGCTCTGACTATCTTCTCTGCGTCCTCGCTGATGTATACTTCAGGCTTCTTGATCTCGAAGGCCTCGATTCCGCCGGAAAATATACTGATGATCTATGTGCCCATTGTCGGTGTGCGAACCTTCGGGACCAGCCGGGCTGTTATCCACTATGTGGAGCGGCTCGTGGGACACGACACGATTCTGCGCATTCTGTCGAAGATGCGGGTCCGGCTGTACCATATGCTGGAACCGCAGGCCTTGTTCCTGTCCTCGCGCTTCCGTACCGGAGATATTCTTGGTATGCTTGCCGATGATATCGAATATTTGCAGAACGTGTATCTGCGTACCGTCTTTCCGAGCATTATCGCGCTCTTGATCTATGCAGCGGCGATGATTGCGCTCGGGACGTTCGATGTGGCCTTTGCTCTGCTTATGGGACTCTACATGCTGGTACTGGTTGTCGTATTGCCGCTGATCTCTCTTCTGCTGACCCAGAAGCGTCAGCGTCAGGTGAAGCAGGAGCGCAATCGGCTGTATCAAAAGCTGACAGATGCTGTGCTTGGCTTAAGCGACTGGGTAATAAGCGGGCGGCAGAGCCAGTTCGTCGATACGTACGAGGCTGACGAGCAGGCGGTTGCCCGCGTAGACGGTTCGCTGCGGAGTTGGGCACGGCTACGTATGTTCATCGGGCAGGCTGTTGTCGGCCTGGCGGTGTTATCTCTGTTATACTGGGCGGCCGGGCAGTATGCCGAGGGGGCGATTGCCGGAACGCTGATTGCGGCGTTCGTGCTGGTAGTCTTCCCGGTAGCGGATGCCTTCCTGCCCGTATCCGAGGCTGTGGAGAAAATTCCGCAATACCGGAATTCACTGGAGCGGCTGGAGGGCGTGGAGCCTCCGGCGGAGGGTGTACTCTCTGAGGCGGAAAAAGGCAGGAATGCCGAAGCTGCGGCTCAGGCCGCTGCTGCTGCCGAGGCTGCTAAGGCCAGCGGACAGGTTCAGATTGAACTGAAGTCGGCGGGCTACCGCTATGCGGCAGGGGACGACTTCTCTGTTCAGCAATTGGACCTTACGCTGCCGCAGGGGCGGAAGGTTGCAGTTATCGGCCGCAGCGGAGCCGGTAAATCGACACTGCTCAAGCTGGTGCAGGGCGTGATAGCGCCCACCATTGGCTCCGTGACGATTAACGGTATCGATGCTGCGGCTTATGGTGAGCGGATTCCGCAGCTCATCGCGGTGCTGAACCAGAGCCCGCATCTGTTCGACACCACGGTGGCGAACAATATCCGGCTCGGGGACCCGGAGGCTTCGGAGGCAGCGGTCCAGCAGGCGGCAGCCCTGGCGAAGCTGGATACGCTGATCTCTTCGCTGCCGGAGGGTTATGATACTCCGGTACGCGAGGCGGGGCAACGCTTCTCCGGCGGAGAGCGCCAGCGGATGGCCCTGGCCCGTATTCTGCTGCAGAATACGCCAGTGGTTGTGCTGGACGAGCCAACCGTTGGTCTCGACCCGCGCACGGAGCGCGAGCTGCTGGCTACGATGTTCGAAGCAATGGCCGACAAGACGCTGATCTGGGTCACGCATCATCTGGTGGGCGCCGAGCAGATGGACGAGGTCATCTTCATGGAGAACGGCCAGGTGGAGATGCGCGGCACCCATGCCGAGCTGATGGAGCGGGAACCCCGCTACCGCAGGCTATATGAGCTGGACCGGCCGGGTCAGGCGAAGAATGCGGCGGACAGTAAATAA